GATGTTTCCAAGGCTTTCAAGACCTTTGCTGCAACTCAAAGAAACAATGTTTCACAAATTCGCGCCAACAAGATCAAGAATGATAAGCAAATCAAACTGAATGATCTCAAGAGATTTGCCAATGATTTCAAGTTGCACACTCCAGTTCCATCAGATCTTGTTCCTATCATTGCCAAGGATCCAGCAAAGCAAAAGGCGATTCAAGAGAAGGCGCAACGCAATGCTGAAGAAGCAAAGCTCAATCCTACTGATTCGGCAAAGCCAATTGCACAAGCTGCTGATGGAATTGCTGCACAACGTTCCGCTACTACAACCTCTACTCACACCACATCGCCACCACCCGCTACATCTGGTCGCCAGAACATTAATCGTGGACCTTATCCCCAAGGTACTCACAGCTTCACACAGAATTCTCGAGGTGATCGACCTGTTCAAGCACAGCAGACAATGCCCCGAAGTGGCACCGCTGGTCATTTGGCCCAGCGATTAAGAAATCTCGAACAAAATAGACCAGCTCAAGTCCCATCCAATGTCATGCCAGCTCATGAAGCCAGAATTCCTCCTACTGGTCCTTCTAACACTGCTGATCCAAATTTCTCCCGTCGTTCAAGTGGCGTGGCAAGTGCTCAAGGTGGTCCGAGATTGAATGCTAGCGTTAGTGAATTTCGCCCAAATGCATTCGCAAAAGACTTTAGTCCCGCTGGTCCAAGCAGTGGTTCAAGTCCTCGTTCAGCAGCTAATGCTCCAGAGGCTTCAACGACACCCGTCGCACGTTCCTTGATTCGCCGTAAGCCAATGGCAAAGGGTGCTCGTCCTTCAATCAAGGGCAAATATGATGCAATGGAGCTCATCAAGACCCTTAAGCCaggagaggggaagaatTGGATAGCAAATGGTGGGTTGAAGCCAGCTTATGATACTCATTTACTATGGAAACTTACTGCTGGCGATGCACCTACGGAGTCTTATAAGCAAATCTTTGACAAGGCCCCATTCCCTACTACCACACCAGTTGTATCGGAGCCTCACCTACCACAAGCAGCTCCACAAGTaccacatcaacatcaattgccattccatcttcaatctgGAGTTCACAACATTAATGCTAGGCAATCCCCACGTCAACCACCTATCAACATGCATGGAGCTCAGATGGGTCATCCCGCCCCAACATTCAATGCTGATGAATTGCGTATGATGCCATCGCATTCTGCACAATCCTTTTCATCACCAAGAATGCAACAGCTTCCAATGGCAGCCTTCCATTCTCCAATGGGCGGAAATGCACAATTAGCTTACAACCCACAGATGGTTTCCTACCCTGGTGCACCTCAAATGCCACCATTCAGATCCCTTTCTCAAACTCATCAATTTATGCCACAACAAGGTCATATGGGTCAACCAATTATGATGGCCAACCCTGCAGGTGGATTCATGCCTCCACAAACAATGGGGCCTGGTCCACAAATGATGTACCCACCAGCACAAGGTCAATTCATGCCACCAAATAATGGACATCCTCCAGCTATGCCAAATGGAGGTTATCCAAGTCCTGGTCGAGGTGCtccaatgatgatgaatcaagGTTCTCAACAAGGTCATCCACAACCTATGTATGGTATGAGCCCAGTCCCTCAATATGGAACACCCGTCTTCCCTCAACCAATCCCAAATCAAAGTAAGTTTGTAAGTTTAAGACATGGTGCAATCGATTCTAATATATCAACAGTGCCAATGCGAGGTGGTGCTTATGGAGCACCTAACCAATATGCTACAAGCCCCCAAAATCTTCAAGGGGGTCCAAGAAATCAGTATAACCCGGATTTCAATGGCAACAAACAAAATTTCCGACACAACCAACACCCACATGGCCCACCCAACAACCAAGTCCCAACTGGCCCTCAAGCTCAAACCAATCCTGGAGCTGATGAGAGTAAATGAGCGAAGATGCTCTGACTTTGGGGAATATATTCATCACGTCGATGCTTTAGCATCATGCATTTTGACAATATGGAGGAGAACAGCATCAAGTCTATGATCTTTATTTGTCGCATCTTTATAGTGATTGCATCAGTATAGTTCATTAGACCTTATTTGGATCATTGGCATCAATAATCCAGAGATCAAAGCAATTGGATCCATCCCACCCGTTTGATCTCAAATCAATGGTGGTTCATTGGtacaaatttattttttgctTAGCTGTGTAGTATGGAGAATTATATACTGCCTTTGAGATGTATATCTGATATTTGTATCAGAAGATTCGGCCAAATTGATGGATTCGACTGCTATTAAGTTTATTGGACAACTCACAATCCAACTGTACAGTGGGGTGGAAGGAAGGGAACCATCTGCATGGAATGTTTTTATCTTCAGTGAAATAATCATTCATTAAGCATTTGGTGAGCTGGCCAGAATAGCAGATGCGATGCAGGATTCCATCTTATGAGAGATGGCTTGATGAAAATGTATACATTGAGATATGATGGAggaataaatgaattatcAAGAATTTTTTTGTTGATGGGGTAGTGGATTATACTATTCTACTGTCATGGTGGTTATGTATCCTACATAGCTTTAGATCTTATGCATAAACACTATTCCATCaacaatttttgattttgatttgatgtgatgtgagaCGATGTACTTGACTTTAATAACGTTTCCAGTTTTAACCATGATTTCAGTTACTCAATATTATACTCAGCGCCATGCCTACTTTTCAATTCTGACCTCCCTTGATCTGATTTGGTAAGTGGTGATATATACATAGAGGTGGCGAACAAACAAATCAGCAAGCGagcaaataaaataatcattcTTCCGCATCATTCCTCCGCATCCGCATCCAAATCCGAATCGGTATCCGAATCCGAATTAATCGGTGGATCTAACCCAGCAGCTTCTTCGCTAGGTAGCTGACGCGGAAACCAGCCGTAGGTGGGTAGAGAGACGAGGAGGGTGTTGACTAGTGGGTTAGTGAGGTTGTGGAtgggagggaagagggaagagggaagagggaagagggaagagggaagagggaagagggaagagggaagagggaagagataCGTACGAGAACCATTCGTTACTTCGATTCCTTCACTGCGCAGAATAGCGGCTTGGTTTTGGGCGCCGGAGGGGTGGGCTCTGGAGGGGAGTTGGTGAGGGGAAGACATGGTGGAGGGcggaggaggggaggggaggggaggaggagatggtGAGTGGGGAATAGAGGGAATTTGAGGGAGATGGTGGatagaaaaaggaagataCATACCGTGGACTTATCCCCCCCTTAGCATTGATGACTCGTTGCCACGGTACATTGGCATTATGGAAGGGGTGGGTAGAGGtggaagttgaagttgaagagtCGGTGGGAGAGGCGGGCAAATGCTTGAGACAGATTCCTACTTGGCGGGGTCGGTGGGCTGtgggaggggggaagggagCGGATTAGTTTTTGgtttgtgtgtttgtttgtatcggtttatttatttatggATTGGTCTggatctctttctctctttctgtgtatatatatatatatgtatatatatataaagtccagaatgaaaatggggaatagatattaaaagaaggaaaaaaggaaagaaaagaaaaagaagaaaagaaaaaagaacatACGCATCCCGATTAATCGCGCGATGTGTCCATAGGTAGTTACTTTTCCGTAGGGAATCTCTTGGATTGCGCTGTAGACGGCGTGGTAGAAGGAGGCGGCTTCGTCTGTGCGGGGCATGGAGGGCTTCTTTTGAggtgaggggtgaggggtgGAGGAGTGGAGGAGAGGATGTGGAGTTTTTGGTAAACTGTACACGTCTgagggaaaaggagaaaaggagaCTGGAgttgaatggaatggaatggaatggagaattgatgattgagCTGGCTCGATACTGGCTTTCAGATGTGTCTATTTATTACTTCTTGATGTCGTTGGTGGTGAAGAGGTAggtgagtatgagtatgtgtatggatatgaatataGTTGTATGAATATAATTGTATATCTAGTTATGATAGTTAGATATAAAGCTTACcttattacctaggtaaccTTAACCTTATTAAGGTTAATTTACccaatcatatcatcataagGACGCCCAAACCAACCCCGCTAAAATCAACAcgttttttttattttttttttacaatgctactattttaattataattaattcaatcaaaatttggggggaaaaaaaattataaatttgtTGCAAGAGATACGAGTAGATAGATGTGTGTGATCAATTGTAAATTTTTAAATGTTTTAACTATAAAGTTGTCGGATTCGGAATTGTAATTGTATTACCTATGTATTATTGGATTGGTGGTTGATGGGAGAATAAATTTGGGAAATTATTAGATTGGGGTTTTGGGGCTCGGGGTGGTTGAGTGAGGGGTTTGTGGTATTTGTAATAGTTAGGTATGGTATTCATGGTATTTATGGTTTTTGTATGCGGGCAGGGTttggctgggctgggcttggcttggcttggctGGACTGGACTGGGCTGGACTCACcgggaggaagagggatgagatgagatgggaattgGGAGATTAGTAGAAAGCTATGTTTCATGGTGCCAGTGAGGTggggtgatgatgatctcCTCGTGGTTAGCTGGGACGGGATGGGATTTATAGATTATGGATTGtgttttggggtttggggtttgggtttATCATTCATGATTTATCACTTGTGCTTTTGGcgagggatggatggatggtttgctgtgtattgtattgtatgatGCTGTGTTCTTCTTTGCTGGTTATAGAGTTACTCTGGTAGCTTGGGAGAGAGGGAAGTCGATGCATGGATTTTTGTGAAGGGTCAAAGGGGTTGTGTTATGTAGTCATGTATATACTCGAATACCGAAAGCTTTACATTGTATGTTTGTGCTGCGTTTGCATGTGTGTCTGCTGCTATCCTTATCCATAAATTCGCATCCCAGCCACCGGAGATTTTTTATCATCTACTTAGATCCTGTGGGCGATCAATCCGTGTTACCTCTTGGTTCCCATCCCAGCCTCGTTTCTCACTTGCATTTAGGaaaactttctttccttccctttctctttctactGCGATACTACCTGCTCATACTTTTATTACTTGCAtaatcctcttcttctcattcgTCGTTGGAGTTGTTAAGGATTTGTTGCATTACTGCATTGCATCTTGATCTACACAATAGCTCTTCAAGCTCTCGAAAGCTTATCCTAGTCTTGACATCAATTGGTCTCCACCCCGCTATCAATTTAGATCGGAGCTGGGCTGGATAAGCAATTCTCAAAATGCGTCTCTCGGCGAAGATTTTAGGTCTTCCGACttcgattttgatattgttggtTTCGCAGACGAATTCGGTACACGCGATTGATGGTGAGAACAATCGATTATTGGCTTCATGGCCTCGTGATTGGACGACACATGTTAAGGATTGGATTTATGGATCTGCGGGTAGCAAGAGAGATGAGGggttggagagagaagatgtaTTGGTTGCGAAAAGTCCAGTTGGGATCCTTAAAATGAGTGAGGATGAGGGAGAAAAATTCTATATGGaatattggagatttggaaatgAGGAGACACACATCAGTTTGGATGGGGATAAGGTTTTGAGGGaaagagatttgaaggagGAGGCTCGATCATTTgcaaattcatcaattcctATCGCGTTTCGAGCACCGTTTGCCTTGCATACGGAAGATCATTCGGGATTCTTGGATTATGAAGAAATTCGAGCTCGTAAAGAGAATTCGGCTGCTGCGTTGGCTTTACtggagaaaagagattttAAGTGTCCTACGGGAACGTCGAATTGTTCATCAATTGGATATCCAAATAGTTGTTGCGCAACTGACGAAACGTGTTTTCAGATCACAGATACTGGGTTGGGACCTGTAGGATGTTGTCCTAGTGGAGGAAATTGTGGAGGAACCATTACGAATTGCGCTTCGCCAAATACCCCTTGTGCGGCTGATGTGGGAGGAGGCTGTTGTATCCCTAATTATGTATGTGCTTCGATTGGATGTGTGATCAATCCATCACTTGTGGTGGTCATTACCACCACGCAAACTTTTACGGTTATTTCGTCGACGCCAACGACTACGACTCAGATAACTACGATTACGAGTACACGATCCTCAAGTGTATCGAGTACGGTCTCTCGAAGTTCGGAGGATGTTAGCACTACTACAACTACTTCTGCTTCTGGTGTCGTTCCAGTTCGTCCTACTGGTGATTCTTCTACTATTACAACGGCTTCTTCAATTACTCAAGATACATGTCCAACGGGGTTTTATGCTTGCTCAGCACATTATCAAGGAGGATGTTGTAGAACGGGGAGAAATTGCGATACGACATCTTGTCCAGCAACATCATCAACGACAATTATTAGTAGTGGAATTACAGTAGCGGTTCCGGTGGGATCAGCAGCAACAATTACTTCGGCTACAGGAGCATGTGCAACGGGTTGGACGAGTTGTGCGGCTAGTTTGGGAGGTGATTGTTGTCCGAGTGGATGGGCTTGTGGAACGGTTAGTTGTGAGAGTGTGAGTGTGGAGGCGACGGCTACGATTACAAAGGTGCTTCAGAAAGAGGTGCCGGGGATGGGGGGAAGGGTTAGGGTTGGcggagagagaggagggatGTTGGGTCtgggggtggtggtggttgggTGGTTAGTTTTGTGAGAGTGGGTTGTAGATGAGAGTTTGCATCATGAGCGatgaatgataatgatgGGCTATGATGATGCGTCATGagtaatgaatatattgagTTTGGGACTCAGTTCATGGGAGGTATATTATTAGTTTGTAGACTGGACATACAATCTAGATCTTTCGAGGTTTACTTACTCTTCACgtgaatattatattaataatacagAAATCGCTCCAGAGTGTATCgaatgtatgtgtgtatgtatgtatgtagtatgTAATTTCTGGTTGGATGAATAAAGGGATTCGAttagaatggaatggaatgaaataaataaagagcttttatttcttcatttattgAATTGGGTACTTGAGAATgagtatttgaaatagaatatctgggtatctctctctttttttttgttattggatttagatttagCATTTAGATTTAAGGGATTAATTGTCTAACTTATAATAGTctacctttttctttctctctatctctctttttctcgtTTTCTCCTCGGcgcattcattcatttatttgtttgtttctttaCGTTATTTATTATACTTCTGCATAGTTATGATATCAAATGTACttattatcttatcatatcatatcatatcatggaACTTAATCATAATCGTGGATGGGACTGGATTCAGTATAGTGCGGTTCGGTATAGTCCCAGTGTGGTCGTCTAGATACTCAGCATGCTAAAGTCCTCTGGTTTCTTGTGCTGGTTAGGATCTTTTTGGGAAAGGGAAGTCcagtgtagtgtagtgtagtgtagtgtggTCTGGATTCTTGAAATCGATCgaggtagataggtaggtaggtaggtaggtaggtaggtatctgGGGTTGAGTAAATTAAATAAGACTGACTCTATTCTATTCTGTTTAAGGTTATTTGTCGATTGTATAagcgagagagagggagagaagaaggaagaaggagaaattgaATGTAGAAAGTAGCTGGATGGAAGTTAGAGGGGTTTttggagggaggagggaggagcgAGGAAGTAGATGGATTGGGTAGTGTGGAATTGAGTGGTAGGTGTTGGGTGTTGGGAGAAAGAGttttgagattggagattggaattggaattgttaAGAAAAAGGGGGGGTTATTCTGAGGGGAGAAAGAGTAttacatatatatgcatGTTGGACAAAAAAACCGACAGACATACTGAACCACTTAAATTCGAAGAACCTACTACGAATacttatatttcaatattttctaaaatcaTTGATTAAcagaattgaattttatattgttcTATCATTTCTATCGTTTTTCGATTCACATATTGAtatgttgatttgatatataattctaaaagAGAGCATTTTTCAAGTGCGCTGGGTTTTTCGTACAGCGTGTGAGTGTGTTGTGCTGGATCGTGACGCCACAGATAGCTAGCCACATGGCTAAGTAATGCTGTCAGCAATGCAGCCTCGTCTCAGCCTCAGCCTCAGCCTTGGCCTTAGCCTCGGATATTTAAtaggaggggaggggttgatgaataatttatattaaggTTACTGGTTGATTGACATGACAtaacatgacatgacatgacatgataGAAGTCTCAAGAGGATAAAgtttagattttaaaatttgaatttgaatttgaatttgagtttgagtttgtgaTTTATCAGAGATTTGCATATGTGGGCTGAAGATTGGGATTAGGATCAAGATTCAGATTTAGATTCTTTTTGAGTTGGGAAGTTTGTGGTTTACTTTTTGTTTTAGGGGAGATTTGAAGGGAACGGTTGTTTCTCGAGGACTTGATCTCGTCACATACTTTTCGAATCCGAATCTCGAATCTAAAGATaaaagacaaagacaaagacGAAGGAAAGAGTGAAAGCATTATACGGCATAGAGAGATTTGTGTCGTGGATTTTGAAGAGGACTTGTGAGAGACTGGGAAGAAATTGGACGAGATTCTACGTTTGCATCTCGGTCTGCGTCTAGTTCTGAGATTCTAGTTTCTGCGAGGAAGATTCATTTGGTGAGGGATACGACGGAGTGTGATTTGGTGGAATACGATTCGATTCGATACGCCACGATACGACACGATACCAAACGATAAGAAGACGCGGACGTGAATTTAGATAAATATCTTGGGATAAGGAAGATTATCGAATACTGGGTGACGGGATCAGATTTGCGAGAATCTAGAGATTTCTGGGAGATtcaaagagaaaagatttcGAGAATTGGCGAAGTGGGTTTATTGCGATATTTATTGCGAGAAGTGGTTGTAAAGACGCAGAAGGAATAAAAGGGAGAAGAAACCAGAAGATTTCTGCGAACAACATATATTTGAACCACTCTCTTCACCATCAGCGGAATACGTTTACCTACCTGTCTACCTACTCTGATCTGTCCCGATATTCAGTCTTCCACGCATATAgattttcttccaaataATTCATCGACCCCGCCATAACAATGGCGTCAACTTCTACCCCTCCAGTCGGCCGAACACAAACCCGGCTTCAAGGACAAGCACAAACGGCTCCACAGAATCGCGGAAGTTTAACAATCACGCAATCACAATCGAACACCAATACACCGGTTTTACGTTTGAGAGGTGCGCCGAATACAGAAAGTGAAAGTAGTGTGGATGGAGCAACGGGTTtaggaaggggaaggaggaTTCAGTGGGCGGAAGATGTGGTGGATAATGAAGGGTtggggaggaagaagagtAAAGGTATTTGGCTTCCATCTTCttgttttgtgttttggAGTATTTGGGGGTTGTGAATTGGGGATTTTGCTTGAGAGAAGAATGGGAAGAAGGGGGATTTAAAAGGTTGATGTGTTTTCTTGGAATGGTGAACTAACATTGAAATAGTTTGTTGTATATACCATGCTCCTCGACCCATCGATGAATCCTCGGATGAAAGTTCGAGTGATAGCGATGATAGTagtagtgatgatgatgacgggGGTGCAAAACCTTCTGGGGgtggagggaaaggaggTGGACATGGACATGGacatgatcatgatcatggagatggatgtggacatgggaagggaaagggaaagggtaaagagaggaaaagaagtcCGAATGCTTATGAAAGGCAACCGAATTAtaaggggaagggaaaatGATCATTATGAATGGGTTGGGAAGGGAATGGAAAcagggaagaggaaatggcATTTCATTCGGGTCTTGGTATGACATGACATTACTTGAGAAtgactttttcttcttgaatagaatagaatagactATGGGTCATTGGAGTTAGTTTTCACTTGGTATACATTGGGCTTCCATGTTTATGTGTTTATttgtgtggatgtggatgtatAAGTGTATGTATTTGTATCTGTCTGTCGTGGAAAGGATAATGGATGGatcgatgaatggatggatgtgaaaAAGATGTAGGGAGCTGGGGGGTGAGAGTCGGATTTAGCGATTCTTGTGAGTATTATTTCCTGGGCGAGAGAGATTTGGTTGAGGttctttatttatctatctatctatctggtTTATATAGAGATGAGATAGGGAGAATATGTATTTTTTTCTCTTATACGTATACGTATATGTATTTGTATGAGTGAGTGTGTGAGGGTCTGGAGATTTATCAGATTTTACGAATCatgtttatttctttctttctagtGCAGGAGTATCTAGTTGAAGTTCGCTATGCTGTGAATGgcgatgtagatgtagatgtatatagatagagGTATTTGTCGTTTATATACGAAGGGAGACTtttgagaaaagagagaCTTGACGCcttattgattgattgattcaacTCTGCATTTCTAAATCTCTCTGGGTTTACTATACATTCATTATTCTTGTATTTATCGTTATATCTCTTCGgtgcttctttcttctttgacTACAttaccatcatcatcatcatcatcgtcgtcgtcgtcgtttTGTCACACACCTTTCCTTCTCATTATTGTTGAGTGctaaatatatatgtataaatGAGTCgcatcttcatcaaacaTCCATCCGAATTAGTGTAGGGGTTAACATAACTCGCTTTCATTATCTTATGATATGGTACCGAGTAGCCCCGGGTTCGATTCCCGGATTCGGAAAATATgtctttggatttctttttgtgtTTGGTTTATTTTTTTGCTGGTCGTGTTTTCTGGAGGGGTGGAAAAGGGAGGAAGGAGTGAGGAGGAGTTTGGGGTGGTGCTGTTTTGGAGGTGAAAGACAGAGAGGGTTGGTTGGTTTTGCTGGAGCGGGGTATGATGTGGGGTGGATTTGCTTGTGTATGAGTAATTTCTGGTGAAAgagtgtatgtatgtatgtatgtatctatgcGGGGACtgggaagatggagagaacgAGAGaccgaaagaagaaaaagaataaagataaaaagatatGCTGTATAACAATAATATCGAGGCTCTTTCTCCAGAGGGAGGGAGCGTAGATTGAGCGGTAGCCAATTGGACAGTTTCATTTGCACCAAATCAAGCAGCCCCCTTTAAGACCGCGATtctgtttttgttttctttttaaaaatgtCCAAATAAATGTTGAGactatttctatattttgatttttctcaAGTGCGAGTTCGAAATATAATCAGATACTCTTTATTTCCTAGTAGGGCTCAGCGTCCTCTGGGGCAATCCAATATTACCTGcgtaatcaatcaatcaatcaatcaatccaaagcCAATCAccttccttccctcttcACTCCGAAATGAATTAACCAATCTCTCAGCGATTGCAGCCATCATGTCCAACCCGttatccaaatcaaatctcgTGCTTCTTGTCCCTGAACTTCTCACTGCTATCGTCTCTTACCTACCTAATCCCGATCTCAAGAGCCTTCGTCTGACATACAAAGCTCTGGGCGAGGAAGTTCTTCTTCGTTTTGACAGGGTCTTCTTGTCTGCTAATCCgcaaaatattgaagttgCACGAGCAATTGCTGATAACGAAAAGTTTCGCAAAGGAGTTCAAGAGATCATATGGGATGATGCTCTACTTGTCCACGAACTAGCGAGGCCAAATGAAGCAATTCGTATGCTAGAAGAACCTCCTCGGCCGGAAGACGACCCTCCCACCTGGTTTGTACGAGCTTGCAAAAACAacattgagaatttgaaaaatctcaaaagaGACAAAAAAAGGCCAAAGACACGAGAGTTTTTGCCATTTTCCGAATCATGGAATTACTATGAGACGCTGTTAGAGCAGCAGGAAGAAGTCCTGGAGTCTGGGGCAGATATTGATGCATTGAAGTATGTCTTGGAGCGCTTTCAGTCACTACAAAAAATTACCATTACACCCGCCGCTCATGGTAGTTTGGATCGACCACTTTACGAAACGCCTATGATaaaatcttttccaaaagGTTTCAACTATCCAATACCACGTGGTTGGCCATCTTCTGGGCCActagaaatatatatattacctCCATGGAATGATAAAACTGCTAAGAAACAATGGCGAGGGTTTTGTATTATCACCAACGTACTTGCTGGACGGAATGACCACCACATCTTAGAGCTAATCATCGATGTCAGAGAACTCGAAACAGGACTGAGTTGTCGTATCTTTGATGAGCCATGTGAAGAGTATAACAATCTTGTTCATCTAATTCAACAGCCAGGCTTCCGTCGTATAGATCTTGCCCTGCTTGCTGATGGGCAGTATTATGACGACTGGTCCAGTTTTCGTAGTGGTCACTTGAAAAGAATGTTCGAGGCAGCGCCTGATTTAGAGCATGTCAGTCTCCGAATAGCGGCCGATTACGGTCAGATCTATCCTGATTTTGAGCAAAACCGCATTCCACTTCAGACCATCTTCCCGGTTGATCGATGGCGGAAGCTCCAATATTTTGGTCTTTCAAATTCCATCGTAGACGGACCTGA
The nucleotide sequence above comes from Botrytis cinerea B05.10 chromosome 14, complete sequence. Encoded proteins:
- the Bcpbp1 gene encoding Bcpbp1, coding for MVQQGKKGNDLPNGGTKYREQSGNMASQRKDMGDARGNGNGKVDGRSQNGNSSFFRTDTAISGNRNQGERVLQRWVPDKPADNDGGLESGRGGRAAPWDQFAENERRFGLKTDYDENIYTTQINTSHPQYSQRVAEADRKAREIERSTAMNSHVAEERIADHTGSNENGLDEEDKYSGVRRQQDFPPLTASKGAYQPPGKRAPVDRAPAAAPVAAPVAAPVAAPVVAPVVAPVATPVATPVTAPADRTLVDSAIMFAGAKADKPADKPADKPADKAKPASAAKSTKPEVATPPTTTDSSATPTPELKKTVAPAATRTIPPQVKHMGGPNATATVEADVSKAFKTFAATQRNNVSQIRANKIKNDKQIKLNDLKRFANDFKLHTPVPSDLVPIIAKDPAKQKAIQEKAQRNAEEAKLNPTDSAKPIAQAADGIAAQRSATTTSTHTTSPPPATSGRQNINRGPYPQGTHSFTQNSRGDRPVQAQQTMPRSGTAGHLAQRLRNLEQNRPAQVPSNVMPAHEARIPPTGPSNTADPNFSRRSSGVASAQGGPRLNASVSEFRPNAFAKDFSPAGPSSGSSPRSAANAPEASTTPVARSLIRRKPMAKGARPSIKGKYDAMELIKTLKPGEGKNWIANGGLKPAYDTHLLWKLTAGDAPTESYKQIFDKAPFPTTTPVVSEPHLPQAAPQVPHQHQLPFHLQSGVHNINARQSPRQPPINMHGAQMGHPAPTFNADELRMMPSHSAQSFSSPRMQQLPMAAFHSPMGGNAQLAYNPQMVSYPGAPQMPPFRSLSQTHQFMPQQGHMGQPIMMANPAGGFMPPQTMGPGPQMMYPPAQGQFMPPNNGHPPAMPNGGYPSPGRGAPMMMNQGSQQGHPQPMYGMSPVPQYGTPVFPQPIPNQMPMRGGAYGAPNQYATSPQNLQGGPRNQYNPDFNGNKQNFRHNQHPHGPPNNQVPTGPQAQTNPGADESK